In Bacillus sp. KH172YL63, one genomic interval encodes:
- the cmpA gene encoding cortex morphogenetic protein CmpA, translating into MPKWLVNQLRKAYLEKDRYQIKLLNQCWYFYRKKNCS; encoded by the coding sequence ATGCCTAAATGGCTCGTGAATCAATTGCGGAAGGCTTATCTTGAGAAAGACCGTTATCAGATCAAACTGCTCAACCAATGCTGGTATTTTTACAGAAAGAAGAATTGTTCGTAA
- a CDS encoding SprT family protein, with product MTNEELQVLVEEISDRFFQLPFQHKAYFNPRLRTTGGRYMLGSHNIDINRKYLVEHGLDELIGIIKHELVHYHLHLQGKGYKHGDQDFKDLLKKVGGPRYCASLPESTKRKRILTYICSKCHLQYERRRKINTGKYVCGRCRGKLLFKKEELIEFRA from the coding sequence ATGACCAATGAAGAATTGCAGGTTTTAGTGGAAGAAATATCTGACCGATTCTTCCAACTGCCGTTCCAGCATAAAGCATATTTCAATCCCCGGTTAAGAACGACCGGAGGAAGGTATATGCTCGGAAGCCACAATATCGATATCAACCGGAAGTACCTGGTCGAGCATGGATTGGATGAGCTGATTGGGATCATCAAGCATGAGCTCGTTCATTATCATCTTCATCTTCAAGGGAAAGGGTACAAGCACGGGGACCAGGATTTCAAAGACCTGCTGAAAAAGGTGGGAGGTCCGAGATACTGCGCTTCACTGCCTGAAAGCACAAAGAGAAAGCGGATCCTTACCTATATATGTTCAAAGTGTCATCTGCAGTATGAAAGAAGAAGAAAGATCAATACTGGCAAATATGTGTGCGGACGCTGCAGGGGCAAGCTCTTGTTTAAGAAGGAAGAACTGATCGAATTTAGAGCATGA